The following proteins come from a genomic window of Lycium ferocissimum isolate CSIRO_LF1 chromosome 4, AGI_CSIRO_Lferr_CH_V1, whole genome shotgun sequence:
- the LOC132053758 gene encoding uncharacterized protein LOC132053758, which yields MRSSVLTCVSAKNKLGLIDGRNNKPIDDSPYFPYWERYNDMVKAWITHSVSGEIATNVECMKTAKEVLEDINQRFRNSNGSNYIHIQRKIASTSQGSSSIATYITNLRNLWDELNCAYFGPVCTCGALSKFREDQQIFQFLNGLNDSFSNVKSNILLMNPLPSISKSYSLLQQDKSQREIPSSNRSFSSDSATFLSSGPYNNLNKFTKNVNFEPRRGVGCYTLGIS from the coding sequence ATGAGGAGTAGTGTGTTGACTTGCGTATCTGCTAAGAACAAACTAGGGCTTATTGATGGTAGGAACAACAAACCAATAGATGACTCTCCATACTTTCCCTATTGGGAAAGATATAATGACATGGTGAAAGCTTGGATAACCCACTCTGTCTCTGGGGAAATAGCCACTAATGTAGAATGTATGAAAACTGCTAAAGAAGTTTTGGAGGATATCAACCAAAGATTTAGAAACTCTAATGGTTCTAACTATATTCATATTCAAAGGAAAATTGCCTCCACAAGTCAGGGCTCCTCTAGTATAGCCACTTACATCACCAATCTTAGAAACTTGTGGGATGAACTTAATTGTGCATATTTTGGGCCAGTATGCACATGTGGTGCTTTGTCCAAGTTCAGAGAGGACCAACAAATTTTTCAATTTCTAAATGGTCTGAATGATTCTTTCTCCAATGTCAAGAGCAACATCTTGTTGATGAATCCACTTCCTTCCATAAGTAAGTCATATTCCCTCTTACAGCAAGATAAGAGTCAAAGAGAAATCCCTTCCTCTAACCGAAGTTTTTCAAGTGACTCCGCTACTTTCCTAAGTTCTGGACCCTACAACAATCTTAACAAATTCActaaaaatgtgaattttgaaCCAAGAAGGGGTgtaggatgttacaccttgggaaTTTCGTGA